ACCAATCACATTCAATACCGGCTGGTTAAGATGCTAACGGCCAAACATCATAATATTTGTGTGGTCGGGGATGATGATCAGAGCATCTATAGCTGGCGGGGGGCTGATCTGACTAATATCCTTAACTTTGAACACGATTATCCGGAAGTCCGGGTCATCCGGCTGGAACAAAATTATCGTTCGACCAAACAAATCCTTAAATCAGCCAGTGATCTTATCCGGAATAATGTGGGCAGAAAGGGCAAGACACTCTGGACGGCCAAAGAAAATGGGGAACAGATTGAATGCTGTTCGGCCATCGATGAATACGAGGAGGCCCGCCTTATCACCCGGAAGATTGATTTTCTCAAGCATACCGAGCAGCGGCCATGGTCTGATTTTGCCCTTTTTTATCGAACCAATGCCCAGTCAAGGGTGTTGGAAGAAATCTTCAGGGAAAACATGATGCCTTATACCATTGTTGGCGGCACGAGCTTTTACCAGAGGCGCGAAATCAAAGATATCTTGGCCTATCTCAGAGTGATAGTCAATCCGGCTGATTCGGTAAGCTTGAAGCGGATTATCAACCTTCCCCCACGCGGTATTAGTGACCGCACCATTAGCACTCTGGAGGAAATAGCCCAAACTCATAGCACTACCCTATATCAGGCCTTAGACCTGGCCGGACAAGGCCAGCTCCTGCCTTCAAGGGCCGGCAAAGCCGTGGCCAGCTTCCTGAAGTTGATCAATTACTTCAGACAGCTCAAAGAAGGGCTTTCACCTTCTTCCTTGGCCACTAAAGTGATGGAGGAAAGCGGCTATCAGGACTACCTCAAGGAAGACGATCATTCCGATGACCGGCTGGGAAATTTGGAAGAACTTGTCGCGGCTATGGAAAAGATAGATGATCTGGAGTCTTTTTTAGTCGAGGCATCTCTTGTTTCCGATATAGACCAATGGGAAGAGAATAATCGAATTAGTCTGATGACGGCCCATAATGCCAAGGGCCTGGAATTTCCGGTTGTTTTCATTACCGGTCTGGAGAACGGTCTTTTCCCCCACGTCAATTCTATTGACGAGGGGAGATTAGAAGAAGAGAGGCGGCTTTGCTATGTGGGCATGACTAGGGCCAAAGAAAGGCTGTATCTTACCTGGGCTAAGCGGCGAAGAAACCAGCTTCGTATTCCATCCGGTTTTATTTCCGAGGCAGGACTTGGAGATGGGAAAAATTCCTTGACAAACCCGGTCGAAGTTAGTAAAATATCTTCAGGTTATTATGATCGATTAATAAAGCAAAGCCGAAATAAACACCGGTGGTAACTGGGCGGCCGTAATTCAGTGGTAGAATGCAAGCTTCCCAAGCTTGACGTCGTGGGTTCGAGTCCCATCGGCCGCTCCAATTTACTCTGGAAGTCCTTTAGAGATGCTAAATACTAAAATAATCAGGAGAATCATTCTTTGTCTCCTCCCCCTTTGGCTGGCCACGGCTGTCTTGGCCCAGCCGCGTGATCCGGCCGCTCTCTATACCCATGCCTATAATACCTTTCGGGACGGAAAATTAACGGAAGCAGAAACCCTATTCAGGAACTACCTTTCCCTTTTCCCTGACGGAGCCGAGGCTGATAAGTCCCAGTTCTATTTAGCTGAAAGCCTCTATCGACAAGGAAAGATGAAAGAGGCCCTTCAGGAATTCCAACGGGTAATCGACCATTATCCTAAAGGTGAATTTGCCCTCCAGGCTAAAAATCGACGGGGAGATATCTATCAACAGATAGGAGAGTTTGACCGGGCCGCCGAAGAATACCAAGAGGTGGCTAAATCACCTAAAAGTCTGGCCTCTGATTATGCTGATTACTCCCTTGATTGGCTTAGAGATTTAAAAGGCGTGGCTCGCGGGCCGGGCCGAGCCGAAGAAGAAGCGGGCTTTATCCCGAAATTAGATGAAGAGGAACTCCTGACCAGGGCCAAAGACCTTTTTGACACCGGGGAATATGCTAAGGCCCGGGAGGAATTTAAAAGGTATCTATGGCATTTCCCTTCCGGTAAGGCCGCGCCTTATGCCAGGCTCAAGGTGGCTGAATGTGATTACGAGAATAAGAATTTTGTGGATGCTTTGGCTGGATATGAAGCCTTCCTGAATACCTATCCCACCAGCAAATATGCCGATTACGCCGCTTATTCTCGGGGCTGGTGCCATTATCATCTGGGAGACTATGAAAAGGCCGTCTCAGTCTTTGACCAATTCGTGAAGGATTTTCCGGAAAGTCGCTATAATCCGTCAGCTAAGGATGCAGTAAAGCAAATTACTCAGGAGATGAGGAAATTAGAGGCCAAAAGATTATTTGATCAGGCCAGAGAGGAATTGAGAGGCAGTAAATTAGAGGAAGCGAAAAGGGATTTCAAGACCCTAATTGACAAATACCCTGAAGGCCCGGAGGTCAATGAAGCCGTAGATGCCTTGGCCCGAATCGAGAGGGAGATGGCTGATCTGGCGGCCAATGCCCTTTTGGAAGAAGCTAAACGCAAAGAATCTGAAGGTGATTCGGAGGGGGCGAGTGTTAATCTGGAAGCCATTCTGAAGCAATATCCGGAGAGCGCCTACTATAAAGAAGCCCAAAACTTGCTCCAACAAATAACCAGAAGGTTGGATCAAATTACCGCCACGGCCCTTTATGAT
Above is a genomic segment from bacterium containing:
- a CDS encoding UvrD-helicase domain-containing protein; the protein is MISILEELNPPQREAVTHLDGPLLILAGAGSGKTRVITHRIAYLLRQGIEPWSILAMTFTNKAAREMKGRVEKLIGMAAQSVWVATFHSTCVRILRRAGQDFTIYDEADRTRLIKDCLKDLNIDEGVYNPTAVAKAISRAKEGLISPQEYPVEYRFHRVVKQVYELYEDRLAENKAYDFDDLLGKVIELWQKSPETLNIYQDRFKHIMVDEYQDTNHIQYRLVKMLTAKHHNICVVGDDDQSIYSWRGADLTNILNFEHDYPEVRVIRLEQNYRSTKQILKSASDLIRNNVGRKGKTLWTAKENGEQIECCSAIDEYEEARLITRKIDFLKHTEQRPWSDFALFYRTNAQSRVLEEIFRENMMPYTIVGGTSFYQRREIKDILAYLRVIVNPADSVSLKRIINLPPRGISDRTISTLEEIAQTHSTTLYQALDLAGQGQLLPSRAGKAVASFLKLINYFRQLKEGLSPSSLATKVMEESGYQDYLKEDDHSDDRLGNLEELVAAMEKIDDLESFLVEASLVSDIDQWEENNRISLMTAHNAKGLEFPVVFITGLENGLFPHVNSIDEGRLEEERRLCYVGMTRAKERLYLTWAKRRRNQLRIPSGFISEAGLGDGKNSLTNPVEVSKISSGYYDRLIKQSRNKHRW